The genomic region TTTTTAATGTTGGCATTAGGTTTAACATCTGGCAATTTCTGGTTTGGGTTAGGCGGTGCTGTTGCACTGGTTTATCCTATTTTGGGAATGTTTTTTAGAATTAAAACATTTAGTGATGATAGTATATTAATTCCTAAAGGTAAGGCAGTTTTACCTGATAAAGTGGTTTTACCTGATGGTAAGGAACTTTCTTCTGGAGAGGGAAGGGTAGTTACTGAGACTGTTAAGGGTTTTGGTTTTATGCCTCTCTCTTACTGGATTCTTGCATCGGCTGTAGGTTTATATACTGTTGGCCGTGGGTTTTCAGGAATACAATTACACTTCACCAGTGGAACGCCACCTTTAGAGGCTGCTATTTTCACTATTATTCTGGGTTTATTACTGCAGACAGTGTATTTGTTTCCGGATAAGCTTAATAGGATTGTTCCTATTGAGTTGAGAACTAAAAAAGGGTTTTTATTCATGTTTGTGTTGGCTTTTGTTTTGTTTGGTGTTTCACAGTTTTTAATTGGGATTGTGACGCTTTAACTTCCTAAATCTAAACTTAAAGCAGATGAATATGATTGCAAACTGCAGGTACTTCACCGATGATATAGCAACTTATATTAAGTATCCTGGTGATGCGGCTAAAAAGATCACAGTTGAAGATCCAGATAGTAATGAGTTAATAGACTTCCCTGACAATCCTATTTCTAGAGTTAGTACGATGATTTATGCAAATGGCGGATACTTCCATGTAGACGATCCTGTCAATCCTACTTCTATTGTTTATATAAACTATGAGGGTTATGAAGTAGTGATTCCAAACTAAAATACATTATAAACACGGCTTCCCAAAACACAGATCTCCAACATCTCCAAGACCTGGAACAATATAGCCATCCTGGTTGAGCTTTTCATCAACTGAACAGGTGTATATTTCAATTTCAGGATGATTTTTGAATATTTTTGCTATTCCCGGCTCTGCTGAGATAACACTGAAAATTACAATTTTTTTAGGCGTGCCCCTCTTTTTAATTTCATTTAAAATAGCATTCAATGTGTGGCCTGTTGCAAGCATGGGGTCTGCAACTATCACAATTTTATTTTCTAAATCTGGCAGTTTAATATAGTCTATCTTTGCATTAAATGGCGGTTCTTCACTCCTCCAGGCGCCGATAACCCCATATTCTGCCTCTTTAAATACTTGGGATATTCCTTCAACCAAGGGAATTGCAGCCCTTAAAACACTTACAACTACTATGTTGTCAATGTCTTTAATTTTGATGCCTTCTGCAACTCCCAGAGAGGTATTTACAGTTACAGGCTCTTTTTCTAAAGTATTTGCATATTCGTATCCCATTAACCGTCCAATTTCAATAATTCCCTGCCTGAAATGGACGCGGTCTATATTTTTGTCCCTTATTCTGGTGAGATTTTTCTGTACAACTGCATGCTCAACTACTTTTAACATGGGATACGCCTGCATTGATATCATTCTATTTTTTCTTCTTCATTATCATTTATTATGACCCTTTTACCCTCAGCGGTGGGTATGACCTTCATCTTGCCGCCTTCAAATTCTTTATCCAGCTCTTTTCCTTCAAATAACATGTGCAAAAAGACTGCAAGGGATGATACTTCTGAATGGGGCTGCGAAGTTACAGAAACATTCCAGTCGGCTTCTTTATATACTTTGGTAGGGACTCTTGAACCTCCAACCACTACAAGCTTGTCCTTTGGTGATTTTCTAATATCACTTACAACTTCATGGACCTGAGACCCGTACATTGTGAGGTGAACTACTTCTCCACCATTGTTTTTCCATTCATCTATGAGGTTTTCATAATTCTTTTTATAATCTACTTTAAATTGACCACCCCAACGTTTAGCAACATCTTTGACGTTTTCCATGAGTTTTGTATCTTCGTCTCCATTTAAGATTACTCCGTCCGCTCCAAAAGCTCTTGCTGTCAGGCAAACGTGGGTTGTTATTCGTGCATCTCTTTTTTGTCTGTGGTCAAGTCTTAAAACATTGATTTTCACTCTATCAGCTCTTATATGTATATTAAAACAGTAGTCATTACTATAAGGGATACTAAACGCCCTATTTCATTGGAAGCCCCTAAAATATCTCCTGTTGCATATTTAAACTGTTTTGAAGCTACAGCAGCAACTGCGGCGCCAGCAATTATCCCTCCAATTATTCCAAGGATTCCTGTGATACTTATGGCTAAAAATCCAATTATTGACGTTAAAATAAATGACAGTACTAATAATTTTATGTTCATTGATTCTATAAATAATCTTCCAGTTC from Methanobacterium veterum harbors:
- the upp gene encoding uracil phosphoribosyltransferase, with the protein product MLKVVEHAVVQKNLTRIRDKNIDRVHFRQGIIEIGRLMGYEYANTLEKEPVTVNTSLGVAEGIKIKDIDNIVVVSVLRAAIPLVEGISQVFKEAEYGVIGAWRSEEPPFNAKIDYIKLPDLENKIVIVADPMLATGHTLNAILNEIKKRGTPKKIVIFSVISAEPGIAKIFKNHPEIEIYTCSVDEKLNQDGYIVPGLGDVGDLCFGKPCL
- a CDS encoding tRNA (cytidine(56)-2'-O)-methyltransferase, whose amino-acid sequence is MKINVLRLDHRQKRDARITTHVCLTARAFGADGVILNGDEDTKLMENVKDVAKRWGGQFKVDYKKNYENLIDEWKNNGGEVVHLTMYGSQVHEVVSDIRKSPKDKLVVVGGSRVPTKVYKEADWNVSVTSQPHSEVSSLAVFLHMLFEGKELDKEFEGGKMKVIPTAEGKRVIINDNEEEKIE